The genomic segment AAACAAGGTCACACCTGCGCGTGGGCGGCCTCCACGGGCCTGCCCGCATATGGCAGCAAGAGGTCGAACTTGCGCATGTCCCAGGCGTCCGTCGGGCACCTGTCGGCGCACAGTCCGCAGTGGAGGCAGAGATCCTCGTCCTTGACCATTATGCGTTCCGTCTGCGGCAGCGGCTCGGATGCGTAGAGCGCCTGATCGAGGTTGTCGGCGGGGGCCATGAGCCGGCCGCGCAGGTCGGCCTCTTCGCCGTTGCCGGTGATCGTGAGGCAATTCACCGGACACACGTCGATGCACGCGTCGCACTCGATGCACAGCGGAGCCGCGAAGTGTGTCTGGATGTCGCAGTTCAGGCACCGCTCGACCTCGGCCGCCGCTTGCGCGGGGTCGAAGCCGAGCTCCACCTCCACCGCCAACTCACGGAATCGCTCGGTGAGGTCCACGTGGACCATGCGCGCCCG from the Gemmatimonadota bacterium genome contains:
- a CDS encoding 4Fe-4S dicluster domain-containing protein yields the protein RARMVHVDLTERFRELAVEVELGFDPAQAAAEVERCLNCDIQTHFAAPLCIECDACIDVCPVNCLTITGNGEEADLRGRLMAPADNLDQALYASEPLPQTERIMVKDEDLCLHCGLCADRCPTDAWDMRKFDLLLPYAGRPVEAAHAQV